The Desmonostoc muscorum LEGE 12446 genome includes a region encoding these proteins:
- a CDS encoding FAD-binding oxidoreductase has product MLKIKLLNSKIPTERQELDISPEVMINGECFIGRSRNCGVVLPSVEVSRVHSSIRYEEGEYYFSDLASLTGSRINDQAAGLNQRYLLKKDDIIRIGEFILTVEATGSATDNAEVAPVREVQSQTPTLPQATYTIPVPQVSQQPSQPTRSPSEYMPIALVPPEQISRWTKGDLMVRCVAIIDETDDVKTFRFAADPPILFTYQPGQFMTLNLEINDKPVKRSYSISSTPSRPHTLEITVKRVPAPPNVLDVPPGLVSNWLHDNLRVGSEIKVSGPLGKFTCFANPSQKLLFISAGSGITPMMSMSRWMMDTAADCDIVFFHCARSPRDIIYRQELELISSRQPKFRLAIAITRPEAGQAWYGFMGRLNEQMLYAIAPDFWQRTVYVCGPSPFMQGVKTMLEQIGFPMQNYYEESFGGAKKSKLQPSVPPQVVTEQVTKVTTIVPKPVISTPVTPPVKTTGSFTLVFSKSGKEITCTGEDPILELAEQEGVAIDSSCRSGVCGSCKTRKLQGEVKYLGEPDALDESEQEEGYILACIAHPRDRVAIDA; this is encoded by the coding sequence ATGCTCAAAATAAAACTGTTAAACTCAAAAATACCCACAGAGAGACAAGAGTTAGACATATCGCCAGAAGTTATGATTAATGGCGAATGTTTTATAGGTCGCTCCCGCAATTGTGGTGTAGTCCTGCCCAGTGTTGAAGTTAGCCGAGTTCACAGTAGTATCCGCTATGAAGAGGGCGAATATTACTTCTCTGATCTGGCTAGTCTAACTGGTTCCCGCATTAATGACCAAGCGGCGGGTCTAAACCAAAGATATCTCCTGAAAAAGGATGACATTATTCGGATTGGCGAATTTATCCTCACTGTTGAAGCAACTGGATCGGCAACAGATAATGCAGAGGTCGCACCAGTTCGGGAAGTCCAAAGCCAAACACCAACTCTTCCACAGGCGACATACACCATCCCTGTTCCCCAAGTGAGTCAGCAACCAAGTCAGCCGACTCGTTCGCCTAGTGAGTATATGCCGATCGCACTTGTGCCGCCAGAACAAATCAGTCGGTGGACAAAAGGTGATTTAATGGTTCGTTGTGTGGCAATAATTGACGAAACTGATGATGTGAAGACCTTTCGCTTTGCTGCTGACCCACCAATATTATTTACCTACCAACCTGGTCAGTTTATGACGCTGAACCTGGAAATCAACGATAAACCAGTCAAACGCTCTTACTCAATCTCTTCAACTCCTTCACGACCCCACACTTTAGAAATTACAGTCAAGCGTGTTCCTGCACCACCAAATGTTTTGGATGTACCGCCTGGTTTGGTTTCCAATTGGTTGCACGACAATCTCAGAGTCGGTAGTGAAATCAAAGTCAGCGGCCCTTTGGGAAAATTTACTTGTTTTGCCAACCCCAGTCAAAAACTATTATTTATTTCTGCTGGAAGTGGTATTACACCGATGATGTCTATGTCACGATGGATGATGGACACCGCTGCTGATTGCGATATTGTCTTTTTTCATTGCGCCCGCAGTCCTCGTGATATTATTTATCGCCAGGAACTAGAGTTAATATCTAGTCGCCAGCCTAAGTTTCGTTTAGCGATCGCCATTACCAGACCCGAAGCAGGTCAAGCATGGTATGGCTTCATGGGCAGACTCAACGAACAAATGCTGTATGCGATCGCTCCTGATTTTTGGCAACGCACAGTATATGTCTGCGGGCCGAGTCCTTTTATGCAAGGGGTAAAAACTATGCTAGAGCAAATCGGATTCCCCATGCAAAACTACTATGAAGAAAGTTTTGGCGGGGCGAAAAAGTCAAAACTCCAGCCATCGGTTCCGCCTCAAGTAGTGACTGAGCAAGTTACCAAAGTGACAACAATAGTACCAAAACCAGTAATTTCCACCCCAGTTACTCCTCCAGTTAAAACAACAGGCTCTTTTACTCTAGTGTTTTCCAAGTCTGGCAAAGAAATTACCTGCACTGGAGAAGATCCGATTCTAGAGTTAGCTGAACAAGAAGGAGTGGCGATCGATAGTAGTTGTCGCAGTGGAGTCTGCGGTAGTTGTAAAACGCGGAAGCTTCAAGGAGAGGTGAAGTATTTAGGAGAACCTGATGCTCTCGATGAAAGCGAACAGGAGGAAGGCTATATTCTCGCTTGTATTGCTCACCCTAGAGACCGAGTTGCGATCGATGCTTAG
- a CDS encoding IS5 family transposase, whose translation MAYSSNLTDAEWEIFEPLLQEILPTKKQTRPTNWPKRDIFNGILYQLKNGCNWQDLPKDLPPYSTVYWHYKQWRAAGVFEELMSVLHGQVREQVKKKPHWTTLIIIDSQAVKNTCNASVESKGFCFYKATNGIKRHLAIDTLGFPFFTLCTRANVSDDAGLIEMFTLNIDYFKSKPIDIPKITILLDHGYHPEYLTQELERIYPEIMTKIQFQLSTKPSKQEKAAQGKSGFVPAIARWVIERSNAWMERCKILVKNFERTLVSATAKLNICFIRLMIKRLAAPS comes from the coding sequence ATGGCGTATTCCAGCAACCTCACTGATGCAGAATGGGAAATTTTTGAACCCTTATTGCAAGAGATATTACCGACTAAGAAGCAGACTCGACCGACCAACTGGCCAAAGCGAGATATCTTCAATGGAATTCTCTATCAACTAAAAAATGGATGCAATTGGCAAGACTTACCTAAAGACCTCCCCCCTTATTCCACTGTATATTGGCACTACAAACAGTGGCGAGCAGCCGGGGTATTTGAGGAACTGATGAGTGTCTTACATGGACAAGTGCGTGAACAGGTAAAAAAAAAACCGCACTGGACGACATTGATCATCATTGACTCCCAAGCAGTGAAAAATACCTGCAACGCCAGTGTGGAGTCGAAAGGTTTTTGCTTCTACAAAGCCACCAACGGTATTAAAAGGCATTTGGCTATTGACACCCTTGGGTTTCCCTTTTTTACGCTCTGTACTCGCGCCAATGTCTCGGATGATGCCGGATTAATTGAGATGTTTACTCTCAACATCGACTACTTCAAGTCAAAACCTATCGATATTCCCAAGATTACTATCCTGCTAGATCATGGGTATCACCCAGAATATTTGACTCAGGAGTTAGAGCGAATTTACCCAGAGATCATGACCAAAATTCAGTTTCAACTTTCTACGAAACCCTCAAAACAAGAGAAAGCGGCACAAGGAAAATCTGGATTTGTTCCGGCAATAGCTAGATGGGTGATCGAACGCTCCAATGCTTGGATGGAGCGCTGTAAAATTCTGGTTAAGAACTTTGAACGAACCCTGGTTAGTGCCACTGCCAAACTCAATATCTGCTTCATCAGGCTAATGATTAAGAGGCTTGCAGCACCTTCTTAG